The Panicum hallii strain FIL2 chromosome 5, PHallii_v3.1, whole genome shotgun sequence genome contains the following window.
AAATTTTGTGGTGGGCGTGGGCAAGACTAATAAAATTGTTAGTTATGTTTATAAGCTATTCACTTGCTAGTGAATATGCTAAGGATAGGATGAGTTAGACTTATGCAATTTCTACTTAATCTTAAAGCCTTTTACTTTTGAACCTTATGCATGATCCTTGATTATTTTATTGTGTAAGACTTGCGGATATcttttgtactcatgttgctttcaATTCTAAATTGTCGAGTAGtttttgtactcatgttgcttttaATCCTAAATTGCTGGTGACGGAGGTCGTTTTATTTTACTTCTACCATACTGATCCTAGTGTGGGTGAGGAGTAGACTTGAGTGGCCGTTATAATGGTGACTTGGGCAAAGAAACTGTTGTTGTACCGTGCTTTTGTTATATTTTCTGCTGCGTAGTAGGGTTCTTTTTGGAGATCGTGGATAGGAAACTTGAACCATACTTCATGTTACTCTTAATGTCCCCAAGGCTTATATTGTGAAGCACAAGAtttaaatttcagatttgaacCTCCTCTACTATATAAACTTGTAGTCATGAATGTTAAACTTATTTAATTTTTAAAATTGCTCTCAATGGTTCATGTGGTGATGCGCAAAATGTAAACGGTATGTGTGCTTGTGCTTGTTATTGGACATGTGGCACAGTATGTGTGCTTGTTATTGGACATGTGGCAAGGTATGCGTGCTTGTCATTGGACATATAACAAAGCACGTACCTGGACTACCGAAGTTACTTTCACTTAAGTAAATTTGTTTGTCGGATCATCTGGCTTTCGGATCATCTGGCTTTAAGATGTGGGTTACCACGTGGCATATTATAAGATAAATAAGTGCTAACTCTCATCTTAATAGAATGGCCGATGGTTCACTTAAGTCAAGTGCAGATTGGACGGTTCTTATGTAGTTGTATATATCTGTTTACAAATTCTATGCTTCTAGGCCAGATCTAGAAACCACAAAACCGACCAACCAAGTTTGACATGATAGTTCAATGTACCTGTGCGATATTTGTCAACATATTCAGACCTTACAGCTCCTTTTGCTAAAAATGAAAATCGTGAACCAAGACAAGCCGAAAGAAAACTTTGTATATCAAGCTCAGATATCAACATCAGCTCCGGAGCTCGCCGAATCACCATCACTTCCATCGCTATCACTgctcccgctcccgctcccgctgccgctgctgctgctgctgctgctgctcccgcTCCCGCTAGAGCTAGAGCTGTCCTGCTCCTCCTGCTCCCCTTCTGCGTTCACTTGAGCTCGCAGTGCCTCGGCTGCATTGAGCCCCTCGTCAGCCTCATCATTTACATCTACATCAGCGATTTCATCGTCCATATTGCCCTGATCTGGTAGGTTGATGTCAAAACCACAAACAGATGTCCCATGTCCTGAGGTCATGTTATTTGGTGAGAcattgtcatcatcatcaccaaGTATGTCGAGGTTCTCCTCTTCGTCATTTGGATCAGGTGAAAGGGCAAATGAGTCTGTGGTGACAGGCTGATATGTGGTGCTTTTGTTGTTGTATCTTGGGCCTGCAATGAACATGAGAGCAACGAGCGCAGATGATAAATCTTGACTTAGAAATAAAGACATTAGCATAATGTAAACAACACCGTAACCTCTGAACAAATAGAACATAATTAGTTTTGTATTAACCCATCTTTAATAGATAACAATCTATGTCTCTAGCATGGAAAATAAGCCAAGGAGGAGAAATCACCAGAACAACCTTACTTAATACTCCTATAAAACTATATCCACTGTCCTTTCATCTCTAAAGTATGCACTTCTCTTTGCAAGCATCAAGTACTTTGTGTTAGTATTAAGGCGAGGCATTGCACAAGTATCTGGAGATTAACATTGTGTTTTTTGTGGCTATAGATTcataaaaagaaaagaagaaacatTAAAGAGAAACTAAACACCTTTTTACCATCGCTAGTTACCAAAACTGAAATTTAGTTTCTTTTTTCTCCTTCGTTAAATACTCCTAGCAGTGTTCAAAATTTTCTCCATGAAAAGACTCCTAGAACTAATGGAAACAACTTTTAGTAAACCAAACAAATTGGAAAGTAACAAGTATGGAAGCTAATCAACCCATCAATTGTATGAAAACTAATTGATATCGATACATATCCAGGTTCCTTTGTGCTACTGTAAGCCTTCCTCTCACCATGTGAATTTATCTCCATGATAAACATTGTACAACTCGTGAAACGTCCTAGTCTCAAACAGAGTCGATAGCAAACTCTGATGGGAAGGTGGCAGTCAAGGTTGAACCCTAGATCGTCAGACTAACAGAAGAATTGCAGTTGGAGATATGTCTACCTTAATAGTAGAGATGATCGCAATTCTCAACGCACAGTGAATGGATTATGAGCTTTGTCTCAAGCTAATGTAGAATGGAGCCAGTGTGACTAGTGCAATCTAGTTGTAGGTTGACCGTACACCATCCACTAACACTTTCTAGTGCTCATTGCTGGCAAGGATCCTGGAGAAAAGCTCTTCAAAGTTCGATTTTGTGCATCGATGTCACATCTGTCTCCAGTGCTGTGAGGCATGGCATGATAATCTAATCATAGGAAATAAAAGTCGTCCTACCCCATAACCTCCATCGGATCAAACTGATTTTGGCAAACATGGTTATCATCTTGATCAactacaaaaaaaaaaagggatGTGTTGACTTCTACTTATATATCCTCTAGGGTAAGGTAAACATTGGTGAGTCAGTGTGGGTGGACAATGAAATAATCAAAGAATGTGGGCAAACTAATCATGTTTCTCTATTTGACCTTTTGCTTCCCGATAATTAATTAATTATAATCCCTCCTCTTATATGAACGGTCTTCTAAAGAAGTGCTGGAAAACATAGCAATATGGAAATGCAAATGgttgttgtagtgactcatgccTAGGCAGAAAGTAGGCCTAGGTGGGTGGCAAGTAACATGCTTTGCCTTGCGACTAGCCAACTAGATTTTCTATGAATTCGTGAAAACAGGTTTCATGGGAATCCCAAGTACGACTCCAATGCCAGGATACTTATGAAAGCTCATGTTCATGTATCAGATATATACTCTTCTGATACCTATCAAACAAGATTCCTTTGACATGTGTTATTTTCCTAATTTCCAAACAAAAAGAAATTCAATACTTGGTTGACAATTCTCAGATACTTTTTTAACACCTTTGATCCCTTAACCCCTCATGTATCAGATGCTGATATTCTTCCGATACCTCCTCCCACCACCACCCAAAAAAATATTATCATGCTTTCCCTTACTTTGAAGTTGATGCCTTCCTAGCAATGGTCAATTCCTGTATTTTCTATTTTTATTATATATGCGTATATGTGTATCACAGTATTAGTGTTTTCGAAAACATAGCGCATTGAGTATCCATTGTGTATCCATATCTGTACCAGGGTAGCCAGGCAACATGTTTTAATATATCGAAATCTATCATGCTTCCATGCGGCTAACATGCTCTAACAACACATGCCTAGCTCCATGCCACGACATTAGACAAATCCAGTGAAATAATAAATCCAACTCAATTTGAATCTGCAGCATGGGGATAATAACCCCAAACTACAACCATTGTCCCCAATTGACCAATCTGGGCAGCTGATCTTGAATGAGCTAGGACCAACTACAGTGGATCTCTCAAATATGCCTCTTCCTCGAGTACCCTAATATGAGCCcctaaccccccccccccccaccaaaACCCCCACCCCCAACACACACACATCCCACCCTCCCACCCACCCCCGGACCACAAAAAAGAAACAGATCATTTATGTCACACAGAGCCATGTTACCTGGATTTTCAGGTTCACCGATGTCAATGCGCTCAACCTCAACCTGCAAAGTCATAATTGATTAGTAGTCCCTTGAAAAATCAAAAGAATGGAAAGTTTGAAACTATATATTATCACATACTGATGGTAGCAAAGATCTGTTCAACGGTTATGTGAACATACCAAAATATTCGTAATTAACAAATCTGACTAAACAAACATTTTCATCCTAAATATGCCAGAGTTAGAAATGATATGACAGGCTTTTAAATTGACCAAAAGCAGGCAACTAATTAAGTAAACTCTATATAATGTTTGAAACAGTACAGGACTATCTTTAGAGAATTGTTTCCATCTCAATTCCCATCTTCTAAAGCCCAACAGAAGGCTATGTTACCTGTTTGATGCTAAAAATAGAGCAGGATGTATCAGATGCATGAATGCATCAGCTGCCATGGTTCAGAGTTATTGTAACAGTTTGAAACAACATTTCAGCATCATTATTTAATTGAAAATGACTCCATGGCATGCTAACAAAATTGTCACCCTTTTTATTGACAAAATAGGCATAACGGTCTTCTAAAAAAGATCACCATCATGAGAGTCCCTTGGTTGGTCAAGTTTCACGTCCCAATCAAAGATAAGTTTTTCACAATAAGTAACACAGTCATTTCTTAACAAAGTGCCAAGATTCACAAGAACAAAGTACCAAACTCTGCAAACAAACCTTCATACCCAATAAGTAACCAATGAATTACAAATTGATCGAATGGATAGAAAATCAAGGGCATGATAATGCACAGTAATCGGCAACATTAGTGCTAAAATATCAAGTTTAAGTATTAACTGGAAGTTCAAAGACTACTATTTTTGTCCACCACTAAAAGAAATCAGATATTAATATCTTTGTATATTATCAATACAACACTAATCTTGTGAAGCAAAAGGGGATGCCTGCAGTCTATTGAACTCAAATAAACTTTTGATCCAATTAAAATTTGAAGTTAGGCAAACATATAACTTGTGTATAACAATTCCTAGCTCCTAGCTAAATATTTCACCTTTCTAAAGGAAGTTCATAGGGTAGCATGTTTTACAACATTCCCAATTTCCAGAAATTTGCCTAGTGTGAGATACTATTAACGAAGATTGTTGAAGACTTCAAAGTACATAAAGATAAGTGATCAATGAACACAAAATATCTGAGCAAAGAAATTATGCACTTTTAGTGTTTGGTTGGTTAAATAGAACTTATCAGATGTCTTCATACTAATTATTCAATCCCATATGTCAGGTGTTGTTTTACTCAATTTAAAAGTGAAAAGCTAACAAAACAAAGAATAATGACAAACCAGTATCTAAGGCACAAAAATAGTAACAGAACTTACTGGGACTGCGTGAACAGCAGGTTTGCTCATGGCCTGTGACTTGCTGACTTTAGCTAATGGAGGAGAATGTGATTCTGCACCCATTCCAGTAGTTGTAGTTGCCAAATTAGCTGCTGCAGACTCTCCCGGAACTCGAACATACCTTAGTCTCTTGACAGCCCGATGTAACCTCTCCAGGCGAAAGGTCTCACCGTCAAAAAACAAGACACCATCACTATCCTTGTACTCTTCTTGGCTTCCCTCAAATGTAGCCTTTGGCTTGCCAGGCTGATTATTATGGAATTCCACTGTAACCCGGTTATCCTTGGTACTCTGCAGAGACCCAGCTTGAGTTTTGTCAATTGATGCTGGCTTAAATTCATCTGTCAAATAAAAGGTAAGAAAATTATTAATTGCAAAACATTATTTTTGGCTTATAATAAAATCAATGGCACATGAGTTTTACAGATCACAAGTAGCAGCTATATTTTTTCATTAACATCTAGTCAATGATCAGAAAGAAGATCAAGTGGCCTGTAACTTCTAACAGGCAATCAAGTGGCCACCAAGTCCTCACAGGCATTAGACAATGGTTGAATACACAGATAAAACAAAGGGAATATGATCAAACGGCCTTGAAGAATTTTCAACCCAGGCAAGCAACCAACTTACTGCAGAGGAGGCTGTGGAGCGAATGACAGCTTTACTAGAGGCTGAAAGGGGCTTGGAATCCATCAAATTCTGGGGTGGAGATGCCAGAATATGTGTAAATACTTACGTGTGATGATGGAGAGGATGCAGAAAGGTAAATGGATGTTTCCCAGGATAATGTCCATGAGAAAGATGAGATGAAGAAGATTATAATAAGCAGCCTGAAGTGATGTCCTCCTCCAGTGGCATATAGAGCAAGTACAAGGTCTCAAGAGCAACTCCCATACTTCTAAGAGCTGAAAAGATACGGGCTGCACTGAACCAAGTAAGATGCTTCTTCTGATATATTTATTGTGCTACAGTCTTTAGATAGTAATGTTTTAGCTTATACTACTGTCAAATGCAATGTAGTGTTGGGTAAACTAATAATGaaacaaatgatgtaattaaaCGTACGAAAGTCAAGGAAATAGCCCAAGCAACTCTAGCAACAAAAGGTAAACAAAGTAAGAGTAACTCACAGATAGAGGAGTTAGAGAGTGATCATAAGCACTAACACAAAGAAGAAAGTGAGAAAATGGAGATGTTGACAAAGGAAGACAATATCGTTCAAAGGAAAACAATGCCCCATCAGCAGCAAAGTTTGCACAAAAATGAAAGGACCATCACTGAAATGAGGCTAAATTGCATAAGAAACAGATGGCTAGTTTCAGTCTCTTGTAGCTGTAGGAGGCAACGATCAATGCTCTTTAACTGTGGATCTTTATTCAAAATAAAACTATTGCTCTCCAATAGGGCAATACCAAGTGCATAAGTCTAAAACCCAATGGGGAAAATTCAAGCTAATAAAAAAGAACTCGGCTGGTGGGGAAAGACAGCCCCACGGTATTGTATTAAGAAGAAGCTGGCAGTCAATCGACCAAGAAAAGTACCCGAAGCCCAGCTTCACCCATATAGGGCCACACCATTACCGAGGGATGGCAACCACTGCCACTACCCATGTACGCGCACCATTACCACAGGCTGGTGCCCTGCCACTATTTTCTAGGGTTGCCAGCAAGGGACATTTTCTTTTTTGTGCCACCAGGGTTTGAACTCTTGCCGGCAGCTCCCTCACCTGGTGAGCTAACTGTTACTCTATGAAAGCATTGGCAGAAAATTCAAGCTAATAAACAGTTTGACATAAAAAAATATGCAACAAAGGTCTGATTCCATAATACCTTCTAGTAGAACAGATAAAACTTCCACGACATCATGCACAAAAAATTGAAGAAAGGGTCCAATTCTTTTGAAGACCTATTTTGCTATTGTTATCAAAATGATCGATAATTTAGATACAGCATATCCTTCCTGATAAACCAAATTTAGAGATACATTCATCAGAACAAAATCAATCAACACCTGGCACCATAAACGCTAATGAGTCAAACAAAGAAACGCTGTGGGGTAATAAAAACCCAAATGCCCCGTAGCAGCACAGGTCTGCAAGCCCCCAACTCAACGAGTTCTAGACCGCGACATAAACGCCAGACGCCCCACACAGGACCAGCACTCAGTCCAAGATAAACCCTACCTTCTCTGGTGCTAACCAGCGCTTGAAACATCCTGATGCGGATCCTAGGCTAAGTCGCCGCAGGCTGGACACTCAAGCTTGCCGAGTTGCTGACGCGATTCGCGAGTAGAAAAAAAatagaggaagaaaggggaggatGGCCTTACAGCGTAGGGTGCAGAACTTGGCAGTGGGGGAAGAGTCGCGGCAGGAGGAGCCCAATCGGAGGTCGTACCACCGATTCGGCTGCGGCGCCGTGCTCGGCTCCCCGTTGCTGCTGCCGCTCGCCATCCTGCGCCGTGCGCCGAGCTCCTCACTGGCGGCGGAACTCGATTCTATTCGATTTGGGCGCGATGGATGGAACCCTAAGCACTCGCTGCCATCGCAAGACCAGCCCTAATACCCCTGTTGGCGTTCTTGCCCTGTTTCGAAGTCAAACGATGATTTTACCCGTATTATTTCGACGGATTTTATCCATATTATTTCGATTGTACGATTTTACCTCTACTTTTTAAAAACCAAGGCTCCGTTTATCTCTGATTTTAGCTATGGTGGTTGGATGCGCTTAAAAATTGGAATAAATTGAAAAACTATTTAGAGCAATGGGAAAAAACTGTAGGCCGCTAATCTTATCCAAAACTCTTTCTCTTGGTTCTGTTCCCCAAACTCTGGCTCGCTACTCTAACCCTAGtaggcggcggcagcaggcgcgtCCGTCCAGGCGCGCGCGTTGCAACCAGTGACCGTCGTGGGCTCGCGCAGCCGCGCAGCCGCTAAGGCGCGGGCGCATGCGGCGGCAGCCTCggcgcggcgtgggcggcggcctAGGCATGCGGCATTCAGTGTGCCCTACCGTCTGCATCTGTGCAGttgcatcctcctcctccgctcgcCGGCATTGGCGCCATTCGGAGAGACACGGAGACGGGGCCTGCTCCTCCTTGTTGCCCTGCTCCTCGTTGTTCTCGTTGCGGTATTATGTCTCTCTTTGTGCATATTGTCTTTGGATTTGTCTTCATCCTGGTGGTGCCGGAAAACGGAGGAGTAGGATTCTGAGTGCTTTGTTCTTATCATAAATGGTCATTAGTAACCgtaaaagaaagagaaatcaTCATTGAAGCAATAAGAGAATAGTAAAATGCATGTTAGTGCTTGATCAAAATCAATTGCAGTTACCGCAGCTGCACGGATAGAGCTTGAATCCG
Protein-coding sequences here:
- the LOC112893681 gene encoding transcription initiation factor TFIID subunit 11 isoform X3, whose protein sequence is MDIILGNIHLPFCILSIITHEFKPASIDKTQAGSLQSTKDNRVTVEFHNNQPGKPKATFEGSQEEYKDSDGVLFFDGETFRLERLHRAVKRLRYVRVPGESAAANLATTTTGMGAESHSPPLAKVSKSQAMSKPAVHAVPVEVERIDIGEPENPGPRYNNKSTTYQPVTTDSFALSPDPNDEEENLDILGDDDDNVSPNNMTSGHGTSVCGFDINLPDQGNMDDEIADVDVNDEADEGLNAAEALRAQVNAEGEQEEQDSSSSSGSGSSSSSSSSGSGSGSGSSDSDGSDGDSASSGADVDI
- the LOC112893681 gene encoding uncharacterized protein LOC112893681 isoform X1; protein product: MGSGSGCHPSVMVWPYMGEAGLRPVSFQLLEVWELLLRPCTCSICHWRRTSLQAAYYNLLHLIFLMDIILGNIHLPFCILSIITHEFKPASIDKTQAGSLQSTKDNRVTVEFHNNQPGKPKATFEGSQEEYKDSDGVLFFDGETFRLERLHRAVKRLRYVRVPGESAAANLATTTTGMGAESHSPPLAKVSKSQAMSKPAVHAVPVEVERIDIGEPENPGPRYNNKSTTYQPVTTDSFALSPDPNDEEENLDILGDDDDNVSPNNMTSGHGTSVCGFDINLPDQGNMDDEIADVDVNDEADEGLNAAEALRAQVNAEGEQEEQDSSSSSGSGSSSSSSSSGSGSGSGSSDSDGSDGDSASSGADVDI
- the LOC112893681 gene encoding ELL-associated factor 1 isoform X2; translation: MASGSSNGEPSTAPQPNRWYDLRLGSSCRDSSPTAKFCTLRYEFKPASIDKTQAGSLQSTKDNRVTVEFHNNQPGKPKATFEGSQEEYKDSDGVLFFDGETFRLERLHRAVKRLRYVRVPGESAAANLATTTTGMGAESHSPPLAKVSKSQAMSKPAVHAVPVEVERIDIGEPENPGPRYNNKSTTYQPVTTDSFALSPDPNDEEENLDILGDDDDNVSPNNMTSGHGTSVCGFDINLPDQGNMDDEIADVDVNDEADEGLNAAEALRAQVNAEGEQEEQDSSSSSGSGSSSSSSSSGSGSGSGSSDSDGSDGDSASSGADVDI